Proteins encoded in a region of the Zea mays cultivar B73 chromosome 4, Zm-B73-REFERENCE-NAM-5.0, whole genome shotgun sequence genome:
- the LOC103653268 gene encoding manganese-dependent ADP-ribose/CDP-alcohol diphosphatase: MLTHPNGVVRPSTKEPLFSFGVIADVQYADIPDGRSFLGVPRYYRHSIAVLRRAVERWNGERSVRFCINFGDIVDGFCPKDRSLAAVQAVVREFDGFRGGPTYHMLGNHCLYNLPRSELVSVLRMPSASPGRAYYDFSPWPGYRFVVLDAYDFSAVGWPRGHPVSAAARRFLEKRNPNHDKNSPSGLEGTDRRFVMFNGGVGEAQLRWLDGVLRRAERRGEKAVVCSHLPMHPGAASPTGLMWNYEEVMDVVRRHGGCVVACLAGHVHKGGYAVDDSGVHHRTLEAALECPPGTDAFGHVEVHPDRLRLVGSDRMASTEMLLSPSNELASA, from the coding sequence ATGCTGACTCACCCGAATGGTGTGGTCCGGCCGTCGACTAAGGAGCCGCTCTTCTCCTTCGGCGTCATCGCCGACGTACAGTACGCCGACATCCCGGACGGCCGGTCCTTCCTTGGCGTGCCGCGCTACTACCGTCACagtatcgccgtcctccggcgtgCGGTCGAGAGGTGGAACGGCGAGAGGAGCGTCAGGTTCTGCATCAACTTCGGCGACATCGTAGACGGCTTCTGCCCCAAGGACAGGTCGCTGGCCGCCGTGCAGGCCGTGGTGCGCGAGTTCGACGGCTTCCGCGGCGGGCCGACGTACCACATGCTCGGCAACCACTGCCTTTACAACCTACCCCGGAGCGAGCTGGTCTCCGTGCTGCGCATGCCGTCGGCGTCGCCGGGACGCGCTTACTACGACTTCTCGCCATGGCCCGGGTACCGTTTTGTGGTGCTGGACGCGTACGATTTCAGCGCCGTGGGGTGGCCGCGCGGCCACCCTGTgtccgcggcggcgcggcggttTCTGGAGAAGCGGAACCCGAACCATGACAAGAACAGCCCGAGCGGGCTGGAGGGGACGGACCGGCGGTTCGTGATGTTCAACGGCGGCGTGGGCGAGGCGCAGCTGCGGTGGCTGGACGGCGTCCTCCGCCGCGCTGAGCGGCGCGGGGAGAAGGCCGTCGTGTGCAGCCACCTGCCTATGCACCCCGGTGCCGCGTCCCCGACGGGTCTCATGTGGAACTACGAGGAGGTGATGGACGTCGTGCGCCGCCATGGTGGctgcgtcgtcgcgtgcctcgccGGGCACGTCCACAAGGGCGGGTACGCCGTGGACGACAGCGGCGTGCACCACCGCACGCTGGAGGCCGCGCTCGAGTGCCCGCCGGGCACCGATGCGTTTGGACACGTCGAGGTGCACCCGGACCGGCTGAGGCTCGTTGGATCGGACAGAATGGCCAGCACGGAGATGCTGCTCAGCCCCTCGAATGAGCTAGCTTCTGCGTAG